CTAAATGGCAAAAAGACAGAAATAAAAGAAGGAATGACATTAAAGGAACTTATAGATGAAAAAGGTCTTGAGCCTGAGAGAATAGTTGTTGAGCACAATTATCAGGTTTTAAGACAGGAGGAGTGGGAGAAAACCATTTTAAAAGAAAATGATAACCTGGAAGTTTTAAGATTTGTAGGGGGCGGATAAATTATGGGTGAAAGATTAGTTAGTGACAGATTGGTTATTGGAGGAGTGGAAATCAAAAGCAGGCTTTTTGTGGGGACAGGAAAGTTTTCATCAAACAAACTGATTCCTGATGTAATAATGGGTTCAAATGCCCAGGTTATTACTGTGGCGCTAAGGAGAATTGATTTTGATTCAGATGAGGAAAACATATTAAATTACATTCCAAAAGACTGCATTATAATGCCCAATACTTCAGGGGCGAGAAATGCAGAGGAGGCTGTAAGAATTGCAAGAATTGCAAGGGCTGCCGGGTGCGGCAATTTTATAAAAATTGAGGTTATTTCAGACAATAAGTATCTTTTGCCGGATAACCATGAAACAATTAAAGCAACTGAAATTTTAGCCAGGGAAGGATTTATTGTAATGCCCTATATGAGCCCTGATTTAATGGCAGCAAAAAGGCTTGTGGAAGCAGGGGCTGCATCGGTGATGCCCTTAGGTGCACCCATAGGCACAAATAAGGGACTTAAAACAAAAGAACTTATAAAAATATTAATTAATGAAATTGATGTGCCTGTTATAGTTGATGCAGGAATTGGAAAGCCTTCTCATGCTTGTGAGGCTATGGAGCTTGGTGCGGATGCCGTTCTTGTAAATACCGCCATAGCAACGGCGGAAGATCCTGCCAAAATGGCACGGGCCTTTGCAAAAGCTGTTGAAGCCGGAAGAATGGCATATCTTTCAGGTACCGGTGCAGTTAGGGAGTATGCAGAGGCTTCATCACCTCTTACAGGATTTTTGGCGTAGGGCTGAAAAGACAAAAGAAACCATGCTGAAAGAAGGGTTAAAATGAGTTTTTATAATGAGTACATAAAATACAGGGACTTTAATTTTGAAAATTTTTTTGAAAAATTAACTGATGAACATATATTAAGGGCAATTAACAAGGAAAAACTTGATGAATATGATTTTTTGACCCTTTTATCAGAAAGGGCGGAAAAGCATTTAGAAGAAATGGCTCAAAAAGCAAACAGGCTTACCCTGCAGCATTTTGGGAAAGTTATATTTTTATATACACCCATGTACCTGGCTAATTACTGTGTCAACCAGTGTGCTTACTGTGGTTTTAATGTGACAAACAAAATTGTAAGAAAAAAACTTGAATTGGATGAGGTGGAGAGGGAAGCAGAAGCAATAGCAGAGACAGGCTTAAAGCATATTTTAATCCTTACAGGGGAGTCAAGGAAGAAAACACCTTTAAGCTATATAAAGGATTGTGTAAAAATATTGAAAAAGTACTTTTCTTCCATAACAATTGAAATTTATCCTTTGACGGAAGAGGAGTACAGAGAGCTGGTTGTAGCCGGGGTTGACGGGCTTACGGTGTATCAGGAAGTATATAATGAAAAAACTTACGACAAAATTCACATAAGAGGTCCTAAGAAAGATTACAGATTCAGGCTTGATACTCCTGAAAGGGCGTGCAGGGCATCAATGAGAAGTGTAAATATAGGAGCTCTTTTAGGTTTGGAGAACTGGAGGAGTGAAAGCTTTTTTACAGGTCTTCACGCCAGTTACCTTCAAAATAAATATTTAGACACTGAAATATCTGTTTCCCTTCCCAGAATGAGACCCCATGCGGGAAGTTTTCAATCTGTATATAGAGTGGAGGATAAAAATATAGTTCAGATAATGCTGGCTTTAAGGCTTTATATGCCAAGGGTGGGCATTACCATATCCACCAGGGAGAGGGCGGAGTTTAGGGACAATCTTATAGGACTTGGTGTTACAAAAATGTCTGCAGGTTCTTCAACAAAAGTGGGAGGACATACCCTAGGAGAAGAGAGTGATGGTCAGTTTGACATATCAGACCCAAGAAGTGTTGAAGAGATGAAAATAACAATTTATAAAAAGGGCTACCAGCCTGTATTTAAAGATTGGCATGCAATATAAGGGAAAGGGAGATTTTATTTAAATTAAAGCGCAATAACAAAACTAAAATATTAAACACAATAAAAATATTAAAGTATTAAACATTAAAGTATTAAACTCAATAAAATATTTAAGTGTTAAGTGAAAATATCAAAGGGCTGTAAAAACAGTAAAAAATGGTGAGTGCTTATGCAAAATGTTTTTGAAACGGGGCTTTTAAATTATATTAAAAAAGAACAGCTTAAAAAAATCCAAAAAATAAAAATAGGATTGGCAGGGGCAGGGGGGTTAGGCTCTAACTGTGCTTTTAACCTTGTAAGATGCGGGTTTAAAAAATTTAAAATAGTGGATTTTGACGTAGTTGAACCTTCAAACCTCAACAGGCAATTTTTCTTTTTAGACCAGGTAAATATACCAAAGGTGGAGGCTTTGAAGGAAAATTTAAAGAGAATTAACCCGGATGTTAAAATTGAAGGAATATTAGAAAAAATCACCCAAGAAAATGTAAGGGACATGTTTTCTGACTGCCATGTGGTGGTGGAAGCCTTTGACAAAGTTAAATATAAAAAAATGATTGTGGAAAATTATTTGGCGTCGGATAAACTTTTAGTTTGTGTTTCAGGCCTTGCAGGGTGGGGAAACAGCGATGACATAATGGTAAGAAAAGTCCGGGACAAGTTCTATATAATAGGTGATTTTGTTAACGAAGCAGGTAAAAATTTGCCTCCTATGTCCCCTAAGGTAAATATTGCCGCCGCAAAACAGGCGGATGTGATTTTGGATTATTTTTTAGGAGGCAATTAAAGTGGGATCTAAAAAAAGTCACTAAAAGTCTTTAGAGAGGATTTTTAAATGTCTAGATTTTTACGTAAAGCTTTTTTTGTAAAGCGGCTTTTAAATAAAAGAGACTTTTAAATAAAGCAGGTTTTTTAGGTGAATGTGGATTTTAAAAGAAAGTGAGGTGTTATACATGGACAAGTTTTACAGGATAATTGATGCAAATATAAACAGGGCGTCAGAAGGTGTAAGGGTTTTAGAAGATTTGGCGAGGTTTTATTTAGAGGATAAGGATTTAAGCAAGAAGCTAAAAGAAATAAGGCATGGCATAAGAAAAGAGGTTATGGTTTTTTTGCCGTCGCTTTTAAATGCCAGGGATTCTTTAGGGGATGTGGGTGCATGGGTATCTAAAGAACTTGAAATTGACAACAAAGCTTCCATAAGAGAACTTGCGGTAGCTAATTTTAAAAGGCTGCAGGAAGCTTTAAGGACTGTGGAAGAAAATTTAAAGGTAATTGATAAATACAGGCTTTCAAAGATTTATGAAAATTTTAGGTTTGATACATATGAGTTGGAAAAAATCTTCTTTAAAAAAATCCCCCCGCAAAAAAGAAGGCGTATTACTCTAAAAGGGCTTTACTGTATAACCGCCCATGAGTTTTCAAAGGGCAGGAGCAATATAGAAGTGGTAGAGAAGATGATAAAGGGAGGAGCCAAAATTCTTCAATACAGGGAAAAAGACAAAAACTTTATTGATATGTATGAAGAATGTGTAAAGATAAGAAAACTTACACAGGAAGCTGGAGTAACTTTTATAGTAAATGACCATGTGGATTTGGCAATGATGGTTAATGCAGACGGGGTGCATTTAGGTCAGGATGATTACCCCATTGAGAAGGTAAGGGAGCTTGTGGGGGAGGATATGATTATAGGTCTTTCAACCCATTCCCCAAAGCAGGCACAGGATGCACTTAAAAAAGATGTGGACTACATAGGTGTGGGACCTATATATAGAACCTATACAAAAAAGGATGTATGCGACCCTGTTGGACTGGAGTACTTAGAATATGTCATTGGAAATATTAACATTCCATATGTGGCAATAGGGGGTATAAAAGAACACAATTTACATGAGGTGTTATCCAAAGGAGCTAAATGTGTCTCTATGGTGACAGAAATTACAGAGGCGGAAGATATTGAAGGAATAGTCAGGAGAGTTAATAAAAAAATTTTAGAGGGGGAAATGTAAAATGTATACAACACAAATGGATGCAGCGAAGAAAGGTATTATAACCAAGGAAATGGAAATTGTTGCAAAAAAAGAAGGAAAAACGCCTGAAGAAATCAGAAGTCTTGTGGAAAAGGGAAGGGTAATAATACCTGCAAATAAAAACCATAAATCCCTTGACCCTGAAGGTATAGGGGAAGGACTTAGGACTAAAATAAATGTAAATTTAGGTATTTCAAAAGATTGCTGTAATTTTGAAATGGAGCTGGAAAAGGCTAAAAAGGCTGTGAGTTTAAAAGCTGAAGCAATTATGGACCTTAGCTCTTACGGAAAGACCCGGGAATTCCGAAGAAAGCTTGTGGAAACAATACCTTCTATGATTGGTACAGTTCCTGTTTATGATGCAGTGGGTTTTTACGATAAAGATTTAAAGGAGATAACATCAAAGGAATTTTTGGACGTTGTAAGAAAACATGCCCAAGACGGGGTAGACTTTATGACGATACATGCAGGCATAAACAAGGAAACTGCTAAAAAGTTTAAACAAAACAAAAGACTTACCAATATTGTTTCAAGAGGAGGTTCATTAATTTTTGCATGGATGGAGCTTACAGGCAATGAAAACCCTTTTTACCAGTACTATGACGAATTACTGGATATCTTGGCAGAATACGATGTTACAATAAGCCTTGGTGATGCATTAAGGCCGGGAAGTATAAATGATGCTACAGACCCTTCCCAGGTGGCAGAACTTATTGTTTTAGGTGAACTTACCAAAAGGGCGTGGGAGAAAAATGTCCAGGTGATGATAGAAGGACCGGGGCATATGGCTATAAATGAAATTGCAGCTAATGTGGTATTAGAAAAGAGGCTGTGTCATGGGGCGCCCTTCTACGTTTTAGGTCCTATTGTTACCGATATAGCCCCAGGGTATGACCATATAACAAGTGCTATAGGCGGGGCGGTTGCCGCAGCAAACGGTGCAGACTTCTTGTGTTATGTTACGCCTGCTGAACATTTGAGACTTCCTGATATTAATGATATGAAAGAAGGAATAATTGCTGCAAAAATAGCAGCCCATGCAGCAGACATTGCAAAAGGGGTTAAAGGTGCAAGGGAATGGGACTATAAAATGAGTGAAGCTAGACAAAAGTTAGACTGGGAGGGTATGTTTAAGCTTGCCATTGACGGTGAAAAGGCCAGAAAGTACAGGGAAAGTTCAATTCCCGAGGATAAAGATACCTGTACTATGTGCGGTAAAATGTGTGCTGTAAAAAATACCAACAAAGTTTTAAAAAGTGAAGAAGTAAGTATAATTTAGAAAGAAAATAAATAAAGGGGTGAAGGGGGGAAACCCCTTTCCAACAAAAAACTGCAGTTATTGCTGCAGCGGATATTATAAATGTATAGAGGAAAAAGTACGTAAAAAGTTATTAGTATGATTATAGTATATTATACTGACGGGTAATTGTTAATTGTTATAATGACCAAAATTAAAAAGAAATATATCTTATTTTTGGTTATAGTGTTATAAGGGGTGTCGGATGTATTCTTTAAATGTAAATAATAACGATATTTATTTTAAAAATGTACAATTAAATGAGCTTACTGAAATATATAAGTGGTACAACAATATAAAGGAATATGGTTTTGCCACAGGAGTTGAAAATCCTGTATCCTTTCAGGATATTTTGAAGGAGTATTATAAAGTGCTGTCATCCCCGGAGGAGTTTTTTATAAGTTTATATAATATTTCAAATGAAATGGTGGGTGTTATAAAAGGCAACTTTATTGAAGAGAAAAAAATTGTGTGGATAAAGGTTTTTATAATTAAAACCGGATTTCAGAAAAAAGGCTATGGAAAAAAGGCGGTAGGGTTATTGAAGGATTATTTTATAAAAAAAAATAAAGCAAAAAGCATATATCTTACCGTCCATAAAGGAAATAGCGGGGCTTATGCTTTTTGGAAAAAACAAGGCTTTGAAGAGGTTGAAAATATAAAGAAGTATTTTAATTTAAAAGAAAAAAATTTTAGGTTATTAAGATTTAATTTGAAAAGATAAATTTAAAATACAAATTAATTAAATACAAATTAATTAGGAAAGACAAAGGCTTTAATAGTATATGGAAAGTACCGATAATTATTATATAGAGAAAATGTATTTGACAAAGAAAAATCATAGGGTTATAATGAATTTTAATTGGGAGCTTTAGAAAGTTGTGCAAAAGAGCCTTACAAGGACATATCCCCTAAGCTTGGGCATGTGTTTTTGTAAGCCTTAAGTACAAAGGATTAGGAGGCTTTATTGATGTTAAAGTTTAAAAGTGTGTTTTTGTACGTAACCTCTCTCGTCTGTCTGATGTCTACGTGGACAACCCTGTCACACGCTCAGAATCAAACCAAAGAATCACAAGTGATTACCACTGCAAATGTCTTTAAAAAAGAACAACCTGACGACAATTTGATTAAATTTTTAAATAAAAACTCAATTGGCTTACCAACAAATTTTAAGGAATTATATAAAGCAGCATATAGCAATATGATTGCAAAGGCAGTTTTAGAAAAAAGAGAATCTGAAGTAGTTGTAGCTGAAGAGAACACAGAAAGTGCAGCAAAAGGGAACACTGAAAATACAGGAAACACAGCCGGGACTGAAAAACAAACAGGGGTGGTTACCGCTTCTGCATTAAATGTAAGGGCAGGTGCGGGAACAGGTTTTAACAAAATAGATGTTTTAGACAGAAATGAAACGGTAACAATAATAGGACAGGATAATGGCTGGTACAATATCATCACATCTTCAGGTACAAAAGGCTGGGTATACAGTTCTTATGTTTCCGTTCCTTCGCATCAGCAAACCTACCAGCAAAATATTGCAACCAGGGAAGGGAATTCTTCTTCAAATCAAGGGGAAAAGGATATTCTAAAACTCAGGACTCAAATAATAGAAGAAGCTAAAAAGTATTTAGGAGTACCATATGTATATGGTGGAAGCAGCCCAAGCGGGTTTGACTGTTCCGGTCTTGTATGGTATGTATTTAAAAATCACGGCATTAGTTTAAACAGGGTGGCTGCAGACCAGGCAAAGCAGGGTACATGGGTGGCAAAGGAAAACCTTGTTCCCGGGGATTTGGTGTTTTTTGATACCAGGGGTACCAGCAGCTATATAAACCATGTTGGAATTTATATAGGTGACGGGATGTTTATCCATGCATCTTCCGGAAGCAGTGCAAGACGCGTTATAATAAGTGACTTAACCACTGGGTTTTATCAAAGAACGTATATGACTGCCAGAAATGTTTTTTAAAAAATAGTAAAGCTTTCAGGTGGGGAAAAATCAGGATTTTCCTCACCTGAATATATAAATTTCAATATTAAGGCTTTAATATAGAACTAAAATTGGGTTTTAATTCAAAATTAAACATTTAGTGTGAGGTGTTTATGAAAAGACCTCTTACTCTTTTTTCCTTGGCACTTATATTTGGCATAACGATATCATATCTTACAAAATCATATCTTTTCATATTTTTTTCATCCCTTACAATTTTATTAATTTTATTTGCTATATTTGCAAATGAAAAAAGAGAAAATTTTATTATAGTTGGAACAGCCTTATTTTATTTTATAGGCGGGTTTAATTTTCTATACGGCTATAACAGCAACATTAATAAATATATTGAATTTGACCAGGAATATGTAACCATAAAAGGTTATGTTATTTCTGATCCTGAAATTAAAGAAAACAGGGTTTACTATGTAATAAGTACAGAAGAAATAATTTTAAAAGGTGATATAAGAAAAATCAATGGCAGGATAAGGCTTTCTACATTAAATGATACTGATTTTATTCCGTATGGAAAGGAAGTAAAAATATATGGCCGTCTAAACATTCCAAAAGGAAAAACAAATCCCGGTGCATTTGACTATAGAAATTATTTAATTCAGTCTAAAATATCAGCGGTGGTATTTGCCAAAGGGGAAAATATAAAGGTTAAAGATGGGTATAAGGGGAATTTTGCAGTTAAATACGGGCTGGCTTTAAGGGACAGGATAATGGAGGTTATAAATAAAAGCCTGCCGCCTTCCCAGGCCTCACTTCTAAATGCAATTTTATTAGGCTATAAAAGCGGCTTGGGGGAAAATATAGAAAAAATGTTCAGAGGTGCAGGGCTGGCACATGTTATTGTGGTTTCAGGAATGCATGTAGGGTATATTCTCTTGGGATTTATAGTGTTTTTTAGAAAGCTGGGGGTAAAAAGACCTTTTGCAAATATAATAACAATATTGGCTTTGTGGGGGTATGCACTGATAACAGGATTTGGTCCTTCTGTCTTGCGTGCTGTTATTATGGCTTCAATGGTTTTGGCAGGGGAGATAATAAAAAGGGAACCTGATGTAATAAACAGCATTTCATTTTCTGCTTTTTTAATTCTTTTATTTAATCCTGCCCTTCTTTTTAATGTGGGGTTTCAATTATCTTTTATTTCCACAATTTCAATAATATTGTTTTATAAAAATTTAAAAGAACTTCTAAGTATGAGAATGCTTCCACAATACCTTACTGATGTTGCTTCCCTTACCCTGTCTGCCCAATTAGGGGTGCTGCCTGTCACTGCATTTTATTTTAATGAAATATCTTTGGTGGGGGTTGTTTCTAATGTACTGGTTGCACCTGTAATTGGCATTATCACAATTTTAGGTCTTGTTATGGCTGTTTTGGGTCAGATACATATATTATTATCCCAATTGACCGGGCTTTGCAATAACACTCTTCTTAGTTTTGTGCTTTTTGTTTCTGATAAAACTTCCGATCTTCCCTTTGCAGCTGTAAGGGTTATAACTCCTTCTATATTGTTTGTAGTGATTTACTATATTTTTATACTATATTTTTTCTGGTACAAACCAAAGCACAAAGTAAAGCTGCTACCAAAGCAAAATATTATAATTTGGGTAAGTTTACTTTTTATAGTTTTAATAAAATTATTTATTCCAAAAGGTTTGGAAGTTGTTTTTTTGGATGTGGGGCAGGGGGATTGTGCATTTATAAGAACCCAGGAGGGGAAAACCATGTTAATTGACGGGGGAGGCTATATAAACAGGGACGATGATTCCAATACAGGGGACGACATAGTTATACCATTTCTTCTGGACTATGGTATTACAAAAATAGATGTTGTTGCTGTAACCCATGGACATGCTGACCATGCCCAAGGTTTAAAACCGGTTCTTGAAAGCTTTAAAGTTTCAAACTTTATAATTCCTGATGTGCCGGTGTTAGATGGGCTTGAAGAACTTTTAAGGGTAGCGGGGGAAGTAGGCATCAATGTTGAAAGGTGCAAAAAAGGTGATATAATTTATCTGGATAAAAAAACTTATTTTGAGGTTTTGCATCCTAAAGGTGGTTTTTATATTTATGAATCGCCTTTAAATAATAACTCCTTAGTGTTAAAATTGTATTATGAAGATGTTAGCATATTATTTACAGGGGATATTGAAAAAGAAGCAGAGATGATGCTTTTAGATGATGAAGCGCCGATTGGTGCAGATATATTAAAGGTTGCCCACCACGGTGCTGCAACTTCCACAACATTGGAATTTTTACAAAGGGTAAATCCATCAGTTGCTGTTATAAGTGTAGGAAGGAATAATTTCGGACATCCTTCAAATGAGGTTTTAGAGCTTTTAGAAAAAGAAGGCGTCCTTGTTTTGAGGACTGACATGGACGGCGCTGTTATAGTAAAATCAAAGGGTAAAAAATCAAAAATATCAAATTACAGGCAATAATACTTGTAAAGACAATAAAAATAAAGGCAGGTATGTTTTTTATATGAGTATTAAAATACTAAAAGAGGATTTAAAAAATAACAGTTTAAAAAATATTTATGTTTTTTATGGGGAAGAGGAATATTTAAAAAAATATTATATAGACAAAATTGAAGAAACTATCTTAGATGATAATTTCAAAAGTCTCAATAAAATAGTATTAGATGGAAAAGTAGAGGATGAAAAAATCATTGAAGCCTGTGAAACCATGCCTTTTTTTTCAGAGAGAAAGCTTGTTGTGGTAAAAAATTCAGATAGGTTTAACAGTAAAGGCAGTGCAAAATCTAAAAAAAATGAAGAAGAATTTATAAAGTATGTAGAAAACATACCCAAATATATTTGTCTGGTATTTTATGAAGATACCATTGACAAAAGGCTTAAAATTGTTAAAGGTATTAAAAATAACGGTCTTTTAGTTGAATTTCAGTATTTAAAGCAGCCAGAACTTGTTAAATGGGTTATAAAAACATTTAAATCATATAAAAAGATAATTGATGTAAATGCTGCCTCTTATTTAGTCAGTATAAGTGAACCGGGGATGACTGAAATATTAAATGAAATTGAAAAGCTGGTATCTTTTCTGGGAGAAAGGGAAAAGGTTGAAATAGACGATATAAATAAAGTTTGTACAAAGTCAGTTAAAAGCAGGGTATTTGATTTGGTGGATGCAGTTGCTGAAAAAAGAATAAGTGTAGCTTTAAAACTTTTAAATGACATGATAATATTAAAAGAGCCTTTACCTAAAATACTTTTGTTAATTGCAAGGCAGTTAAGGCTTATACTCCAGATGAAGGTTTTGTGTAATGAAGGTTTGGGCAAAAATGAAGCATGTGCTAAGCTGAATATAACACCTTATGTGGGGAGCAAAGTATATAACCAGGCTAAAAATTTTTCTGTTGAAAAGATTAAAGATGTCATAAAAGAGGCAATGGAGCTTGATTTAGCAATAAAGACAGGCAGGATAAATGACAGGATTGCAGCAGAAATCCTCATCTATAAACTGGCAGAGTAAATTAAGATAAAAAAGATAAAAAAAAAACGTACTTATGTACGTCTTTTTTCTTATTTAGAGGCATTTAAAGCCTTTGCAAGCTTAGACTTCATTCTCGCAGCAGTGTTTTTATGAAGTATGTTTTTAGCCACTGACCTGTCTATAACTTTTACAGCGTTCCTGAAAGCCTCTTGAGCATTTGAATCTTTATTAGCGATAGCTTCCCTGGATTTTTTCAATGTTGTTTTTAAAACTGATCTTCTAATATTGTTTCTAAGTGTTTTACGTTTTGTTGAACGCACTCTTTTCATGGCTGATCTTACATTTGGCATCCCTTTCACCTCCTGCGAGTTAATTAACAAAATGTATTTTATCA
The genomic region above belongs to Acetivibrio saccincola and contains:
- the thiS gene encoding sulfur carrier protein ThiS, whose product is MFISLNGKKTEIKEGMTLKELIDEKGLEPERIVVEHNYQVLRQEEWEKTILKENDNLEVLRFVGGG
- a CDS encoding DNA internalization-related competence protein ComEC/Rec2; translation: MKRPLTLFSLALIFGITISYLTKSYLFIFFSSLTILLILFAIFANEKRENFIIVGTALFYFIGGFNFLYGYNSNINKYIEFDQEYVTIKGYVISDPEIKENRVYYVISTEEIILKGDIRKINGRIRLSTLNDTDFIPYGKEVKIYGRLNIPKGKTNPGAFDYRNYLIQSKISAVVFAKGENIKVKDGYKGNFAVKYGLALRDRIMEVINKSLPPSQASLLNAILLGYKSGLGENIEKMFRGAGLAHVIVVSGMHVGYILLGFIVFFRKLGVKRPFANIITILALWGYALITGFGPSVLRAVIMASMVLAGEIIKREPDVINSISFSAFLILLFNPALLFNVGFQLSFISTISIILFYKNLKELLSMRMLPQYLTDVASLTLSAQLGVLPVTAFYFNEISLVGVVSNVLVAPVIGIITILGLVMAVLGQIHILLSQLTGLCNNTLLSFVLFVSDKTSDLPFAAVRVITPSILFVVIYYIFILYFFWYKPKHKVKLLPKQNIIIWVSLLFIVLIKLFIPKGLEVVFLDVGQGDCAFIRTQEGKTMLIDGGGYINRDDDSNTGDDIVIPFLLDYGITKIDVVAVTHGHADHAQGLKPVLESFKVSNFIIPDVPVLDGLEELLRVAGEVGINVERCKKGDIIYLDKKTYFEVLHPKGGFYIYESPLNNNSLVLKLYYEDVSILFTGDIEKEAEMMLLDDEAPIGADILKVAHHGAATSTTLEFLQRVNPSVAVISVGRNNFGHPSNEVLELLEKEGVLVLRTDMDGAVIVKSKGKKSKISNYRQ
- a CDS encoding thiamine phosphate synthase, which codes for MWILKESEVLYMDKFYRIIDANINRASEGVRVLEDLARFYLEDKDLSKKLKEIRHGIRKEVMVFLPSLLNARDSLGDVGAWVSKELEIDNKASIRELAVANFKRLQEALRTVEENLKVIDKYRLSKIYENFRFDTYELEKIFFKKIPPQKRRRITLKGLYCITAHEFSKGRSNIEVVEKMIKGGAKILQYREKDKNFIDMYEECVKIRKLTQEAGVTFIVNDHVDLAMMVNADGVHLGQDDYPIEKVRELVGEDMIIGLSTHSPKQAQDALKKDVDYIGVGPIYRTYTKKDVCDPVGLEYLEYVIGNINIPYVAIGGIKEHNLHEVLSKGAKCVSMVTEITEAEDIEGIVRRVNKKILEGEM
- a CDS encoding C40 family peptidase, whose translation is MLKFKSVFLYVTSLVCLMSTWTTLSHAQNQTKESQVITTANVFKKEQPDDNLIKFLNKNSIGLPTNFKELYKAAYSNMIAKAVLEKRESEVVVAEENTESAAKGNTENTGNTAGTEKQTGVVTASALNVRAGAGTGFNKIDVLDRNETVTIIGQDNGWYNIITSSGTKGWVYSSYVSVPSHQQTYQQNIATREGNSSSNQGEKDILKLRTQIIEEAKKYLGVPYVYGGSSPSGFDCSGLVWYVFKNHGISLNRVAADQAKQGTWVAKENLVPGDLVFFDTRGTSSYINHVGIYIGDGMFIHASSGSSARRVIISDLTTGFYQRTYMTARNVF
- the thiH gene encoding 2-iminoacetate synthase ThiH; its protein translation is MSFYNEYIKYRDFNFENFFEKLTDEHILRAINKEKLDEYDFLTLLSERAEKHLEEMAQKANRLTLQHFGKVIFLYTPMYLANYCVNQCAYCGFNVTNKIVRKKLELDEVEREAEAIAETGLKHILILTGESRKKTPLSYIKDCVKILKKYFSSITIEIYPLTEEEYRELVVAGVDGLTVYQEVYNEKTYDKIHIRGPKKDYRFRLDTPERACRASMRSVNIGALLGLENWRSESFFTGLHASYLQNKYLDTEISVSLPRMRPHAGSFQSVYRVEDKNIVQIMLALRLYMPRVGITISTRERAEFRDNLIGLGVTKMSAGSSTKVGGHTLGEESDGQFDISDPRSVEEMKITIYKKGYQPVFKDWHAI
- a CDS encoding thiazole synthase, which translates into the protein MGERLVSDRLVIGGVEIKSRLFVGTGKFSSNKLIPDVIMGSNAQVITVALRRIDFDSDEENILNYIPKDCIIMPNTSGARNAEEAVRIARIARAAGCGNFIKIEVISDNKYLLPDNHETIKATEILAREGFIVMPYMSPDLMAAKRLVEAGAASVMPLGAPIGTNKGLKTKELIKILINEIDVPVIVDAGIGKPSHACEAMELGADAVLVNTAIATAEDPAKMARAFAKAVEAGRMAYLSGTGAVREYAEASSPLTGFLA
- the holA gene encoding DNA polymerase III subunit delta: MSIKILKEDLKNNSLKNIYVFYGEEEYLKKYYIDKIEETILDDNFKSLNKIVLDGKVEDEKIIEACETMPFFSERKLVVVKNSDRFNSKGSAKSKKNEEEFIKYVENIPKYICLVFYEDTIDKRLKIVKGIKNNGLLVEFQYLKQPELVKWVIKTFKSYKKIIDVNAASYLVSISEPGMTEILNEIEKLVSFLGEREKVEIDDINKVCTKSVKSRVFDLVDAVAEKRISVALKLLNDMIILKEPLPKILLLIARQLRLILQMKVLCNEGLGKNEACAKLNITPYVGSKVYNQAKNFSVEKIKDVIKEAMELDLAIKTGRINDRIAAEILIYKLAE
- a CDS encoding GNAT family N-acetyltransferase; the encoded protein is MYSLNVNNNDIYFKNVQLNELTEIYKWYNNIKEYGFATGVENPVSFQDILKEYYKVLSSPEEFFISLYNISNEMVGVIKGNFIEEKKIVWIKVFIIKTGFQKKGYGKKAVGLLKDYFIKKNKAKSIYLTVHKGNSGAYAFWKKQGFEEVENIKKYFNLKEKNFRLLRFNLKR
- the thiC gene encoding phosphomethylpyrimidine synthase ThiC translates to MYTTQMDAAKKGIITKEMEIVAKKEGKTPEEIRSLVEKGRVIIPANKNHKSLDPEGIGEGLRTKINVNLGISKDCCNFEMELEKAKKAVSLKAEAIMDLSSYGKTREFRRKLVETIPSMIGTVPVYDAVGFYDKDLKEITSKEFLDVVRKHAQDGVDFMTIHAGINKETAKKFKQNKRLTNIVSRGGSLIFAWMELTGNENPFYQYYDELLDILAEYDVTISLGDALRPGSINDATDPSQVAELIVLGELTKRAWEKNVQVMIEGPGHMAINEIAANVVLEKRLCHGAPFYVLGPIVTDIAPGYDHITSAIGGAVAAANGADFLCYVTPAEHLRLPDINDMKEGIIAAKIAAHAADIAKGVKGAREWDYKMSEARQKLDWEGMFKLAIDGEKARKYRESSIPEDKDTCTMCGKMCAVKNTNKVLKSEEVSII
- the thiF gene encoding sulfur carrier protein ThiS adenylyltransferase ThiF produces the protein MQNVFETGLLNYIKKEQLKKIQKIKIGLAGAGGLGSNCAFNLVRCGFKKFKIVDFDVVEPSNLNRQFFFLDQVNIPKVEALKENLKRINPDVKIEGILEKITQENVRDMFSDCHVVVEAFDKVKYKKMIVENYLASDKLLVCVSGLAGWGNSDDIMVRKVRDKFYIIGDFVNEAGKNLPPMSPKVNIAAAKQADVILDYFLGGN
- the rpsT gene encoding 30S ribosomal protein S20, which encodes MPNVRSAMKRVRSTKRKTLRNNIRRSVLKTTLKKSREAIANKDSNAQEAFRNAVKVIDRSVAKNILHKNTAARMKSKLAKALNASK